From a region of the Corallococcus coralloides DSM 2259 genome:
- the dctA gene encoding C4-dicarboxylate transporter DctA — protein MSADTAAGHSKSSRLYLWVLAAIFAGGLLGHFAPSTAVKLKPLGDGFIALVKMLISPVIFLTVVLGVANVADMKKVGRVGGKALLYFEVISTFALIIGAVVVTVLKPGSGFNVDPRTLDASAVARFAQQAHDQSTTGFLLNIIPRTFVDAFTGQGDLLQVLLLALLFGFSLTAIGATAKPVVVLFEALSKAFFHMIGTVMKLAPIGAGASMAFTLGAYGVTSLGPLLRLMGCFYLACVLFVVVVLGLVARVTGFSILKFLRYIRAELFLVLGTSSSESALVPLMQKLERLGCSKSVVGLVVPSGYSFNLDGTNIYLTMAALFVAQALNVDLTFTQTATLLGVAMLTSKGASGVTGAGFITLAATLAVVPSVPVAGLALILGIDRFMSEARAITNFIGNGVASIVVSRWENELDRERLRAELNGVPAPEAPPADAGTPA, from the coding sequence ATGAGCGCCGATACCGCCGCGGGCCACTCCAAGTCCTCGCGCCTCTACCTCTGGGTGCTGGCCGCCATCTTCGCGGGGGGCCTGTTGGGCCACTTCGCGCCGTCCACTGCGGTGAAGCTCAAGCCACTGGGTGACGGGTTCATCGCGCTGGTGAAGATGCTCATCTCCCCGGTCATCTTCCTGACCGTGGTGCTGGGCGTGGCCAACGTGGCGGACATGAAGAAGGTGGGCCGCGTGGGCGGCAAGGCCCTGCTCTACTTCGAGGTCATCTCCACGTTCGCGCTCATCATCGGCGCGGTGGTGGTGACGGTGCTCAAGCCCGGCTCCGGCTTCAACGTGGACCCGCGCACGCTGGACGCGAGCGCCGTGGCCCGCTTCGCCCAGCAGGCGCATGACCAGTCCACCACGGGCTTCCTGCTGAACATCATCCCGCGCACCTTCGTGGACGCCTTCACCGGCCAGGGCGACCTGCTCCAGGTGCTGCTGCTGGCGCTGCTGTTCGGCTTCTCGCTCACGGCCATTGGCGCGACGGCGAAGCCCGTGGTCGTCCTCTTCGAGGCGCTCTCCAAGGCCTTCTTCCACATGATTGGCACGGTGATGAAGCTGGCGCCCATTGGCGCGGGCGCGTCCATGGCCTTCACCCTGGGCGCCTACGGCGTCACCAGCCTGGGCCCGCTGTTGCGCCTCATGGGGTGCTTCTACCTGGCGTGCGTGCTCTTCGTCGTCGTCGTGCTGGGGCTCGTCGCGCGGGTGACGGGCTTCTCCATCCTGAAGTTCCTGCGCTACATCCGCGCGGAGCTGTTCCTGGTGCTGGGCACGTCCTCGTCCGAGTCCGCGCTGGTGCCGCTGATGCAGAAGCTGGAGCGGCTGGGCTGCTCCAAGTCCGTGGTGGGGCTGGTGGTGCCCAGCGGCTACTCCTTCAACCTGGACGGCACCAACATCTACCTCACCATGGCGGCGCTGTTCGTGGCCCAGGCGCTCAACGTGGACCTGACGTTCACGCAGACGGCCACGCTGCTGGGCGTGGCGATGCTCACGTCCAAGGGAGCCTCCGGCGTGACGGGCGCGGGCTTCATCACCCTGGCCGCCACGCTGGCGGTGGTGCCGTCCGTGCCGGTGGCGGGGCTGGCGCTCATCCTGGGCATCGACCGGTTCATGAGCGAGGCGCGCGCCATCACCAACTTCATTGGCAACGGCGTGGCCAGCATCGTCGTGTCCCGCTGGGAGAACGAGCTGGACCGCGAGCGGCTGCGCGCGGAGCTCAACGGCGTGCCCGCACCCGAGGCCCCGCCCGCCGACGCCGGAACTCCGGCCTGA
- a CDS encoding response regulator — MLLRTRMMNAPPQEEATHAPRILVAEDDDAMRALLVRTLARAGYTVVEVEDGFELGDYVAMMQGHGGTLAPPDVIVSDVRMPGRTGLEALGRLRAQGIACPVLLLSAFADEETHAEAQRLGARQLLDKPVDLDVLKEAVRDAVAHP; from the coding sequence ATGCTCCTCCGCACCCGAATGATGAACGCACCTCCGCAAGAAGAAGCCACGCACGCCCCGCGCATCCTGGTGGCCGAGGACGACGACGCGATGCGCGCGCTGCTCGTGCGCACGCTGGCGCGCGCGGGCTACACGGTGGTGGAGGTGGAGGACGGCTTCGAGCTGGGTGACTACGTGGCGATGATGCAGGGCCACGGCGGGACGCTCGCCCCGCCGGACGTCATCGTCAGCGACGTGCGCATGCCGGGGCGCACCGGCCTGGAGGCGCTCGGGAGGCTGCGCGCACAGGGCATCGCGTGCCCGGTGCTGCTGCTCAGCGCCTTCGCGGACGAGGAGACGCACGCGGAGGCCCAGCGGCTGGGCGCCCGGCAGCTGTTGGACAAGCCGGTGGACCTGGACGTGCTGAAGGAGGCGGTGCGCGACGCGGTGGCGCACCCCTGA
- a CDS encoding sensor histidine kinase, translating to MKLARKFTLALVLLAVAVMAGLQAFQVNRELARSEIDTQHDHRLLGHTLAGSIGKAWQLAGEVEALTLLNQANRFQEQVRLRWVWLDGGPGSGFAPALPPALLLSLRAGNDGWLMDNTISPGVLRSYTPVFLGRRMGAIEITESMSEQEMHVRTTVVGTFIATAALSVFFLLAAMAMGRKLVGQPVEQLVHLAGRIGEGDLTARVPLRRERGDELTTLAVAMNRMGEQLEETRARLAVETAARLRTVEHLRHADRLTTVGKLASGVAHELGTPLNVVMGRAKMVSSGEAEGDEVNECARIIFQQAQHMTAIIRQLLDFARRRTPSRAPEDLSLLAERTLSLLKPMATKRGVMLSQEVPPGFTVEVDAGQFQQVLTNLVMNGLHAMNQPGTLRVRSQVLRATPPADVGGPEQDWVRLDVEDEGSGIPADVLPHVFEPFFTTKDVGEGTGLGLSVSYGMVRDHGGWIDVKSEPGRGSCFSIYLPPGKDACQAAS from the coding sequence GTGAAGCTCGCTCGCAAATTCACCCTGGCCCTCGTGCTGCTCGCCGTCGCGGTGATGGCCGGCCTCCAGGCGTTCCAGGTCAACCGGGAGCTCGCCCGGTCGGAAATCGACACGCAGCACGACCACCGCCTGCTCGGCCACACGCTGGCTGGCTCCATTGGCAAGGCGTGGCAGCTGGCGGGCGAGGTTGAAGCGCTCACGCTCCTCAACCAGGCCAACCGCTTCCAGGAGCAGGTGCGGCTGCGCTGGGTGTGGCTGGACGGTGGACCGGGCTCCGGCTTCGCGCCGGCGCTGCCCCCGGCCCTGCTGCTCAGCCTGCGCGCGGGCAACGACGGCTGGCTGATGGACAACACCATCAGCCCGGGCGTGCTGCGCTCGTACACGCCGGTGTTCCTGGGCCGGCGCATGGGCGCCATTGAAATCACCGAGTCCATGTCCGAGCAGGAGATGCACGTGCGCACCACCGTGGTGGGCACCTTCATCGCCACGGCGGCGCTCTCCGTGTTCTTCCTCCTGGCCGCCATGGCCATGGGCCGCAAGCTGGTGGGCCAGCCCGTGGAGCAGCTGGTGCATCTGGCCGGACGCATTGGCGAGGGCGACCTCACCGCGCGCGTGCCCCTCAGGCGCGAGCGCGGCGACGAACTGACGACGCTGGCGGTGGCCATGAACCGGATGGGTGAGCAGCTGGAGGAGACGCGGGCGCGACTGGCCGTGGAGACGGCGGCGCGACTGCGCACGGTGGAGCACCTGCGCCACGCGGATCGCCTCACCACCGTGGGCAAGCTCGCGTCCGGCGTGGCGCACGAACTGGGCACGCCGCTCAACGTCGTCATGGGCCGCGCGAAGATGGTCTCCTCCGGCGAGGCGGAGGGCGACGAGGTGAACGAGTGCGCCCGCATCATCTTCCAGCAGGCCCAGCACATGACCGCCATCATCCGGCAGCTCTTGGACTTCGCCCGGCGCCGCACGCCGTCCCGCGCGCCGGAGGACTTGTCCCTGCTGGCGGAGCGCACGCTGTCGCTGCTCAAGCCCATGGCCACCAAGCGGGGCGTGATGCTGTCCCAGGAGGTGCCCCCGGGCTTCACCGTGGAGGTGGACGCGGGACAGTTCCAGCAGGTGCTCACCAACCTGGTGATGAATGGCCTCCACGCGATGAACCAGCCCGGCACCCTGCGCGTGCGCTCGCAGGTGCTGCGCGCCACGCCGCCCGCGGACGTCGGTGGCCCGGAGCAGGACTGGGTGCGGCTGGACGTGGAGGACGAGGGCTCGGGCATCCCCGCGGACGTGCTGCCCCACGTCTTCGAGCCCTTCTTCACCACCAAGGACGTGGGCGAGGGAACGGGGCTCGGGTTGTCCGTCTCCTATGGGATGGTGCGCGACCACGGCGGCTGGATTGACGTGAAAAGCGAGCCGGGCCGTGGGAGTTGTTTCTCCATCTACCTGCCGCCAGGGAAGGACGCATGCCAGGCCGCATCCTGA
- a CDS encoding sigma-54-dependent transcriptional regulator, which yields MPGRILIVEDEREMRAMVEKGLQRRGFQPVAVAAADEALQKLAAEDFDTVLTDLRMPGMDGLALCERIVLNRPDIPVVVVTAFGSLETAVAAIRAGAYDFITKPIDLDALVLVLERAVQHRALRAEVRRLRQALDQRQDDGALVGESPALKQAYALIDRVADVDATVLITGESGTGKEVAARALHARGRRKEGPFVAINCAAMPEQLLESELFGHAKGAFTDAKASRTGLFVKAHGGTLFLDEVGELPMTLQPKLLRALQERVVRPVGGDTETPFDARIVAATNRDLELAVEENRFREDLYYRLNVIGLELPPLRARGNDVLLLSQRFVEQFASRTGKKVVGLSPAAAQRLLAYGWPGNVRELQNCIERAVALTSFEQLTVDDLPERIRNYSTPRVVPENTDPSELVTLEELERRYIHRVLEAVGGSRTLAARILGVDRKTLYRKLERGDTEAREAREVKKP from the coding sequence ATGCCAGGCCGCATCCTGATTGTCGAAGACGAGCGCGAGATGCGCGCCATGGTGGAGAAGGGTCTCCAGCGCCGGGGCTTCCAGCCCGTGGCCGTGGCCGCCGCGGACGAGGCCCTCCAGAAGCTTGCCGCCGAGGACTTCGACACCGTCCTCACCGACCTGCGCATGCCGGGCATGGACGGCCTGGCGCTGTGCGAGCGCATCGTGCTCAACCGGCCGGACATCCCCGTGGTCGTGGTCACCGCCTTCGGCAGCCTGGAGACGGCCGTGGCCGCCATCCGCGCGGGCGCCTACGACTTCATCACCAAGCCCATCGACCTGGACGCGCTGGTGCTGGTGCTGGAGCGCGCCGTGCAGCACCGCGCCCTGCGCGCGGAGGTGCGCCGGCTGCGTCAGGCCCTGGACCAGCGCCAGGACGACGGCGCGCTCGTGGGGGAGAGCCCCGCGCTCAAGCAGGCGTACGCGCTCATCGACCGGGTGGCGGACGTGGACGCCACGGTGCTGATTACGGGGGAGAGCGGCACGGGCAAGGAGGTGGCCGCGCGCGCCCTCCACGCGCGGGGCCGGCGCAAGGAGGGGCCCTTCGTGGCCATCAACTGCGCGGCCATGCCGGAGCAGCTGCTGGAGAGCGAGCTGTTCGGCCACGCGAAGGGCGCCTTCACCGACGCGAAGGCGTCACGCACGGGCCTGTTCGTGAAGGCCCATGGCGGCACGCTGTTCCTGGATGAAGTGGGCGAGCTGCCCATGACGCTCCAGCCGAAGCTCCTGCGCGCCTTGCAGGAGCGCGTGGTGCGCCCGGTGGGCGGGGACACGGAGACGCCCTTCGACGCGCGCATCGTCGCGGCGACCAACCGCGACCTGGAGCTGGCGGTGGAGGAGAACCGCTTCCGCGAGGACCTCTACTACCGGCTCAACGTCATTGGCCTGGAGCTGCCCCCGCTGCGCGCGCGCGGCAACGACGTGCTGCTGCTGTCACAGCGCTTCGTGGAGCAGTTCGCGTCCCGCACGGGCAAGAAGGTGGTGGGCCTGTCCCCCGCGGCGGCGCAGCGCCTGCTGGCCTACGGGTGGCCGGGCAACGTGCGCGAGCTGCAGAACTGCATCGAGCGCGCCGTGGCGCTCACGTCCTTCGAACAGCTCACGGTGGATGACCTGCCGGAGCGCATCCGCAACTACAGCACGCCGCGCGTGGTGCCGGAGAACACGGACCCGTCGGAGCTGGTGACGCTGGAGGAGCTGGAGCGCCGCTACATCCACCGCGTGCTGGAGGCGGTGGGCGGCAGCCGCACGCTCGCCGCGCGCATCCTGGGCGTGGACCGCAAGACGCTCTACCGCAAGCTGGAGCGCGGCGACACCGAAGCCCGGGAGGCCCGCGAGGTGAAGAAGCCTTGA